From the genome of Nitrospirota bacterium:
TGGCTTCTCGAAAAAGCCAAAGCAATAGGGATTCATGGCGGTTCGGCTTTTCGCGCGATTGCCGGCTATGGCCGCCACGGGGTTCTCCATGAAGCGCATTTCTTCGAGCTGGCAGGGAATCTCCCGGTCGAAGTCGTGTTCATGGTCAGCAATGAGGAGGCAGAACGCCTGTTAACGCTCATTAAAGCGGAAACGATTCCCCTATTTTACGTTAAAATACCGGCGGAGTACGGGATCCTTTAAAACAGGTCTCGCCAGACACCTTTCTTAACTTTTCCGGTCCAACCAACCGCACCCCTTCGGGGAAAAATAAAATTTACTTGCGTTTGGGGCTATTTTGTTTTATATTGTATATAAATATATAAACTAATGAATTTATGAATCAATAAATTTCTAAAAGGAAACCGTACCATGAAGGGATCTCCGATAAACGGCCAGACCAGGCGTCTTTATGAATTACAGGCTGAAATCTGTTCGGCCCTCGCTCATCCCATCAGGCTTCAAATTCTCGACCTGTTGTCCGAGGGAGAAAAAAATAGCAGTCAACTCCTTGAAATTTTAAAAATTCCAAAGGCGAACCTGTCCCAACACCTGTCGGTTTTGAAAGACGCCGGACTGGTCAATAGCCGCCGGGAAGGGCTTTTCCATTTTTTTAGCGTCGCAATTCCTCAAATTAAAGACGCCTGTTCCCTGGTTAAGAGGGTTTTGAATGAAAAATTAACCGAACAGGAGCGGATAGCGTTCGAGGTCAAACGCGATCTAAATGAAGCGCGGCTTTCGAAAAAAAAAGGGAGCATCCAATGAAGGCTGTAAGAACGTTTTTAACGGTTTTATGCCTGTCAGCATCGATAGCGGTCTGGCCTGTTTCGACAGAGGCCGAACCCCTCCCGGTTGAAGTTTCATTCCCCCGGCTCTGGGATCTGGTTCAGAAACATGCCCCCTCTGAACAGGCCGGGGAACTGGAATTAAAAGCTTTTCAGGCCGAACAAGAAAGAGCGATTCGCCAGGGGTATCCTCGCCTTTTTCTTGACGCGCGAGCCTTTTCAACCAATGATTCAGCCCTTTCCTTTATCTCCCTTTTAAATCAAAGGGAGATTCAATCCTCTGATTTTTCCCCCGATTTTTTAAATTACCCCGGGCACCAATTTTTTCAAAAGGCCACTTTAGGCCTGGATTGGCCCTTTTATGACGGAGGGGCAAAAAGATCGCGGATTGACTCTCAAGCAAAAGAGGTTCTTGCGAAAACCTTTGAGAAAAAAAACAGCCGCCTTCAGCTTTATCAGGAAACGGCTTCTCTTTTCGGTTCTGCCATGATCTTCGAGAAACAATCGGACTCTCTTGGAAAACTGTCAGAAACCGTCAACCGTAACCTGGAGCGCTACCGGATTGGCGTTAAGAGCAACCCGCTTGGCTATTCCGGACTGCTGGGCCTCAAAACATTGAAAAACAGGATTAATGAAGCCCTTCTGGAAAACGACGTCCACCGGGCTTCCGCAAAAAGCGCTCTTGAAGAAAAAGCGATGGAACTGCCCAGGTCGTGGAGCCCCCGCACAACGCCCGGAGACGGAGAGAGCATTGCGGATTTTGTTCGAATGTTTCTTCCGTCATCACCTGACAACGCAAAGGCGAGGCGCTCCGCCCAATCAGAAAAGCTGCAGGCCGAAGCAGAAGCCGCTGAAAAGCGGATTTTGGGAGAAAAGGCGGCCCGGCTCCCCCGGGCCGGGCTTTTTTCTGAAGCGTCTCTCGCGAACGGCAACAGAGACCTCGCCAGTTCCTATGTTCTCGGACTTTATCTTCGGTGGGATATTTTTTCGATGGAACCCTATAAAAAAGCGGAGCGGGCCGAATTAAACAGCCTCGCCATGAAAGCAAGGGCGGAAGATTTCCGTTTGAAAGAAAAAATTGATACCGAAAACGCAAAACGGTCCTCTGAGGCCCTGGAAAAACGGATTGCCCTGACCACCGAAAGCTCCCGGCTTCTCGAGGAACAAACCATCACCTCCCAAAAGCTTTTTTCAACCGGAGCGATTAATATGCTCCAGTTCCTCGAAGTGTTGAATCAGAATCTGGAGATAACCCTGAATTTGAACGACGCGGAAATAGCCTACCTTAACGAAAACCTGATCCGGATAAAAGGGACTGATTTTGAGATCCCTATCGCCTCAGCAGGGGGCCAAAGTGATCAATAAATCTATGAAAGAGGGATTTGCCGGTCTCCTGGCTAAAGCCTTTGTACACTCCAAACTGACGCCGGTTATCGCGATCATTAGCCTGGTTCTCGGATTTGGGGCCGTCTGGCTCACGCCCAAGGAAGAAGAGCCCCAGATTTCACTTCCGATGATTGATATTCAAACCGGGGCGCCCGGATTTGAAGCGGCGGAAGTCGAGCGGCAGGTGACCGAACCGATCGAACGGGCAGTCTGGGGACTGGACGGCGTCGAATATGTTTACTCTTCAAGCCGGGCCCACAGCAGTCTGGTCACGGTCCGGTTTAAAGTCGGGGAACCCATGGAACCCAGCCTGGTAAAAGTCCACCATAAGCTGTTGAGTATGCGAAACGATCTCCCCTCTTCCGCGTTACCCTCTCAAGTGAAGTCTTACTCGATCGACGATGTTTCTTTTCTCACCCTGACCTTTAGCTCACCCACCCGGGATGACTATTCTCTTCGCACCCTGGTCGCCCCGCTGGCACGGGAACTCTCAAGCACCCCCGATTTAAGCCGTGTCGAAATGCTCGGAGGGCAAAAGCGGTCAGTCCGGGTCATTGTAGATCCCGGCCAGCTGTCTGCCCGGGGGGTATCACTTACCGCGGTGGCCGACGCCCTGACGACCAATGACGCCTTCGGGCCTGCCGGAAAAACCTGGGGCAGAAAAATGGTTTACGACGTTGAAATCGGGAAACGTCCGGCAAAAGCCTCGGATATCGAAGAAATCGCAATCGGGCAGAGAGGCGGAAGGGTGATCCACATCAAAGATGTTGCCTCGGTGGTCGATGGCCCGGAAGAAGAGACCAAAGCCTCTCTTCTGATCGATAAAAAGCATGGGAGCACGCCGCAAAAAGCGGTTTCCATTGTTTTTGCCAAACGGAAAGGAACGAATGTCGTGGTCCTGGCCAATCAATTGCTGGAACGGGCCAAACTGTTTTCTAAAACCCTTCCCCCCGATATTTCGATGACGACCGTCAGAAATTTCGGCGCCACCGCCGCGGACAAATCGAAAGAATTGATCGAACATCTTCTTCTTGCCACTTTATCGGTGACGGTCCTCATCGCCATCATGATGGGCATAAGGGCCTCTCTGGTCGTCGCCATTGCCATTCCGGTCACGCTCTCTTTGACCCTCGCGATTTATTATTTTATGGGCTATACGCTGAATCGGGTTACCCTTTTTGCTTTGATTTTTTCAATTGGAATTCTTGTGGACGATGCCATTGTGGTCGTCGAAAATATCGAACGCCATTTAAAATCAGGGGCCAATGACGGGATGACACGGACCATTATCCGGGCGGTGTCTGAAGTCGGCAATCCGACCATCCTGGCGACTTTTACGGTGATTGCGGCCATTTTACCGATGGCGTTTGTCCGAGGCCTGATGGGGCCTTATATGAAACCGATTCCGGTTGGCGCCAGCCTGGCCATGATCCTCTCTCTCCTCGTGGCTTTTATCATTACCCCGTGGGCGGCGGTAAAACTCCTTCGGAAGGCGCATGCGCCAAAAGAGGACGCTCCTCCGTCCAATTCCGGGAAAGAGGGTTTCCTCGACCGGTTTTATCGAAGCGTTACCGAAAGAATCCTCTCTCAACGGCGGTACGCCGCCGGTTTTGCCCTTTTGATCGCCGTCTTGTTTTTGGCCGCCGGAAGTCTCTTATATTTCAAAGCCGTTAAAGTCAAAATGCTCCCCTTTGACAATAAAAATGAGTTCCAGATTTTAATAGACTACCCCCCGACGACCCCTCTGGCGCAAACAGCCGTTTGGTCAACCGAGCTTGCCCAAACCCTCATTCAAAACCCGGAGGTTAAACGGGTCCAGATCTACACCGGCGAACCGGCCCCCTTTTCTTTTTCGGGAATGGTCAAACATACCTATCTGCGCCACCAGGATTTTCTAAACGATTTTCAAATTCTTCTTACCGATAAAAACGAAAGAAAAGACTCGAGTCACGAAATCATTGAAAGTCTAAGACCGCGGATCTCCGCCTTTGGGAAATCAAAAAACGCGGTGATTAAAGTCCTGGAGATTCCACCCGGACCTCCCGTTCTGGCCACCCTGGTTGCGGAAATTTACGGCCCGACGGAAGCGATCCGGAGAGAGGTCGCCCAAAACGTCTATCAGGTTTTTCAGGAAGAACCAAGTGTGGTTGACCTGGATTTTTCCTGGCGGCCAGGCCGTCCCCGGCAGATTTATTTTTATGATCAGGCCAGAGGGGGCCTGTTCGGAACCCGTTCAGAACAGCCTCTGGAATTGGGAAAATATATCTTTTCAGAAACGCCCTTGCTTTATCTGGATGACTTTTCCAGTCCGGAAGAGGTTTCGATCGACTTGTCGATCGATCCCGCGATCCGGTCGGGCAGCCATCCCTTTCAGGGAGAGACGATCCGTTCTTTTGAATCGGGCGTTGTTCCCATGAGCCAGGTTATTCGTCCTCCTGTTTTGCGTGATCAGGAAACGCTTTTCCGAAAAAATTTAAAACCGGTTTCTTATGTCATGAGCGAGCTTTCGGGAAAGGAAGAGGCCCCCGTCTACGGCGTTTTAAAATTGTCTCCTAAAATTCATTACCCCACTCAGACAGCGGACGTTCCGTGGGATACGGCCTCCCCGGTGGTCAAATGGGATGGAGAGTGGTTTATTACCTACGAGGTCTTCCGGGACCTCGGCATGGCGTTTGCTTTTGTCATGGTTTTAATTTATGTGCTGGTCGTCGGATGGTTCAAAAGTTTCTCAGTCCCCCTGGTGATCATGGCTCCGATCCCCATCAGTTTAATCGGCATCCTGCCGGGGCATGCGCTTATCGGCGCTTTCTTTACCGCCACTTCGATGATCGGCTTCATCGCCGGCGCTGGGATCATTGTGAGAAACTCAATTATTCTGGTCGATTTCATCGAACAACAGATCCAGTCGGGCGCCCCTCTTAAAGAAGCGGTGGTCAGCGCCGGAATTTTAAGGTTCAGACCGATGCTCATGACGGCCGCGGCGGTCGTCGTTGGGAGTTCTGTCATTCTTTTCGACCCGATTTTTCAGGGACTCGCCATCAGCCTTATTTTCGGCGAAATTGCCGCAACCCTTTTGAGCCGCCTGGCGGTTCCCGTTCTTTACTACTGGTTTATCGGTAAAAGCCGTGTCCGGTTTATTTTAAACAACCAACAGGAAGGAAGAAATCATGTCCATTGAAAATAAAATTCGCGCTTTCGCGGGGGGAATGATCCTCCTCAGCATTGCACTGACCCTTTTGCATTCTCATTACTGGCTCTTCTTAACCGGGTTTGTAGGAATCAATCTCCTGCAATCAAGTTTTACCAGATTCTGCCCGCTTGAGATGATTTTGAAAAAAGCCTGAGAAACGAAAAATTAAAAAGGGAAGATTTTTGCATTTGAATGCCGGTCTGTGGCAGACTAATTCCAGGGAATTTATCGATGATTGAACCTCATCACCATGCGAAGATTTATCCTTATCTGGTGATGGCTTACAACGTTAAATAAAAAGGAGGCCTATCCATGGCAAAACAAGATTACGGTATCCGGAAAACATTAAACACCTCTTACGAGGACGCAATCCCGAAAGTGACGGAAGCCCTAAAAAAAGAAGGGTTCGGTATTTTGACCGAAATTAATGTTAAGGAGACTTTGAAGAAAAAACTTGATAAAGATTTTAAGAAATATCTGATCATGGGAGCCTGCAATCCTTCTTTGGCCTACCAGGCGCTCTCTGTGGAAACCGAAATGGGGCTCCTTCTCCCCTGCAACGTCATCATTTTCGAAACGGGACCCAATCAAACCGTGGTTTCCGCGCAAGACCCGGATGTCTTTCTTTCAATCGTAGGAGA
Proteins encoded in this window:
- a CDS encoding DUF2892 domain-containing protein — its product is MSIENKIRAFAGGMILLSIALTLLHSHYWLFLTGFVGINLLQSSFTRFCPLEMILKKA
- a CDS encoding DUF190 domain-containing protein — its product is MKGTYLKFYVQEFRKHHGILLYEWLLEKAKAIGIHGGSAFRAIAGYGRHGVLHEAHFFELAGNLPVEVVFMVSNEEAERLLTLIKAETIPLFYVKIPAEYGIL
- a CDS encoding helix-turn-helix transcriptional regulator; its protein translation is MKGSPINGQTRRLYELQAEICSALAHPIRLQILDLLSEGEKNSSQLLEILKIPKANLSQHLSVLKDAGLVNSRREGLFHFFSVAIPQIKDACSLVKRVLNEKLTEQERIAFEVKRDLNEARLSKKKGSIQ
- a CDS encoding TolC family protein, whose translation is MKAVRTFLTVLCLSASIAVWPVSTEAEPLPVEVSFPRLWDLVQKHAPSEQAGELELKAFQAEQERAIRQGYPRLFLDARAFSTNDSALSFISLLNQREIQSSDFSPDFLNYPGHQFFQKATLGLDWPFYDGGAKRSRIDSQAKEVLAKTFEKKNSRLQLYQETASLFGSAMIFEKQSDSLGKLSETVNRNLERYRIGVKSNPLGYSGLLGLKTLKNRINEALLENDVHRASAKSALEEKAMELPRSWSPRTTPGDGESIADFVRMFLPSSPDNAKARRSAQSEKLQAEAEAAEKRILGEKAARLPRAGLFSEASLANGNRDLASSYVLGLYLRWDIFSMEPYKKAERAELNSLAMKARAEDFRLKEKIDTENAKRSSEALEKRIALTTESSRLLEEQTITSQKLFSTGAINMLQFLEVLNQNLEITLNLNDAEIAYLNENLIRIKGTDFEIPIASAGGQSDQ
- a CDS encoding efflux RND transporter permease subunit, with translation MKEGFAGLLAKAFVHSKLTPVIAIISLVLGFGAVWLTPKEEEPQISLPMIDIQTGAPGFEAAEVERQVTEPIERAVWGLDGVEYVYSSSRAHSSLVTVRFKVGEPMEPSLVKVHHKLLSMRNDLPSSALPSQVKSYSIDDVSFLTLTFSSPTRDDYSLRTLVAPLARELSSTPDLSRVEMLGGQKRSVRVIVDPGQLSARGVSLTAVADALTTNDAFGPAGKTWGRKMVYDVEIGKRPAKASDIEEIAIGQRGGRVIHIKDVASVVDGPEEETKASLLIDKKHGSTPQKAVSIVFAKRKGTNVVVLANQLLERAKLFSKTLPPDISMTTVRNFGATAADKSKELIEHLLLATLSVTVLIAIMMGIRASLVVAIAIPVTLSLTLAIYYFMGYTLNRVTLFALIFSIGILVDDAIVVVENIERHLKSGANDGMTRTIIRAVSEVGNPTILATFTVIAAILPMAFVRGLMGPYMKPIPVGASLAMILSLLVAFIITPWAAVKLLRKAHAPKEDAPPSNSGKEGFLDRFYRSVTERILSQRRYAAGFALLIAVLFLAAGSLLYFKAVKVKMLPFDNKNEFQILIDYPPTTPLAQTAVWSTELAQTLIQNPEVKRVQIYTGEPAPFSFSGMVKHTYLRHQDFLNDFQILLTDKNERKDSSHEIIESLRPRISAFGKSKNAVIKVLEIPPGPPVLATLVAEIYGPTEAIRREVAQNVYQVFQEEPSVVDLDFSWRPGRPRQIYFYDQARGGLFGTRSEQPLELGKYIFSETPLLYLDDFSSPEEVSIDLSIDPAIRSGSHPFQGETIRSFESGVVPMSQVIRPPVLRDQETLFRKNLKPVSYVMSELSGKEEAPVYGVLKLSPKIHYPTQTADVPWDTASPVVKWDGEWFITYEVFRDLGMAFAFVMVLIYVLVVGWFKSFSVPLVIMAPIPISLIGILPGHALIGAFFTATSMIGFIAGAGIIVRNSIILVDFIEQQIQSGAPLKEAVVSAGILRFRPMLMTAAAVVVGSSVILFDPIFQGLAISLIFGEIAATLLSRLAVPVLYYWFIGKSRVRFILNNQQEGRNHVH
- a CDS encoding DUF302 domain-containing protein yields the protein MAKQDYGIRKTLNTSYEDAIPKVTEALKKEGFGILTEINVKETLKKKLDKDFKKYLIMGACNPSLAYQALSVETEMGLLLPCNVIIFETGPNQTVVSAQDPDVFLSIVGDKKELAAVAKEARERLARVIASL